A window of Ruminiclostridium herbifermentans genomic DNA:
GAAGAGGCAAAAATGCATAAATATGATAAAAATGGTTAGAATCATATTAGAACGAGGTAATTAAAGTCATCATCATTAATAATGCGGCGTGTACTGCATTTGATTAAAGACGGTGAGAATATATTTGACCTCGTTGAAATACCTCGAAATGCCTCTAAAAGAAGTGAAATAAGTAGTTAAATTTTTCTATAGTCGAAAAAATTCACAATGATTCTAGGTATTATAACAAGGTAATTAAAGCTACCCTCTTTAATAATATAGCGCGTACCGCATTTGTTTAAAGACAGTGAGATATCATTGATCTCGGTGAAATACCGCTGAAGAAGTGAAATTTTTCTACAATCGAAAAATTTAATAGAAAAATCTTATATATGATTCTAGGTATTTTAACGAGGCAACCACTTCAAAAAGACGTGAATATTGTGTTGATTTTCAGGCGTGAGAATATCTCTCGCCTCGATGAAACGCTACTGATGTAATGAAATTTCTTTATACTTTATAATTGAAAATTTCATGTTAATTCTAGGCGTTATAATATACCTTATGGGAGGAATTGTTAATGAATAAGTCAGAATTAGTAGACAGCATTGCTGAAAAATCAGGATTGACTAAAAAAGATTCTGAAAAAGCGCTAAGTGCATTAATTGAAAGTGTAGAAGAAGCATTAGCAAATAATGATAAAGTTCAGCTAATAGGCTTTGGATCATTTGAAGTTAAGCAAAGAGCAGCAAGAAAGGGACGAAATCCTCAGACAATGGAGGAAATTGATATTCCAGAGAGTAAAGTTCCTACATTTAAAGCTGGTAAAGACTTAAAAGAAAAGGTTAACCAATAGAAAGATATCGATAGAATATCTTAGCGGATTTATTTAAGCGCAGAAGCCTCCAGATTTTTTTAATAGATAGTATCTGTGCTATATAAGTACAATTTATTTAGAACTTTACATGATAGATATTAATTTTTGGAGGTTTCTAGTATGTAAAAGTCAAACAGGGGGTTAAATTAGCTTAAAAATAATTCGCTGCAAAATGGATTATTTTATCTGCCGAGAGCAGATTGGAGGTTAAAATGAGAATAGACAAATATTTAAAGGTAAGCAGGATTATCAAAAGGAGAACCGTTGCAAATGAAGTTTGTGAGCAAGGTAGAGTTAAAATCAATGATAAGATTGCTAAACCGGGCTCTGAGGTTAAGGTTGGCGATGTAGTTGAAATTCAATTTGGAAATAATACAACGACAATTGAGATAACTAGGGTCACAGAGCATGTAACAAAGGACGATGCAAAAGAAATGTACGTTATAAAGTAAATTTTATTGTTTAAATTAAATTGTTTAAATTAATAAGTAATTTTAAAGAAGAGCAAAACGCTGGTGCGTGTTTGTTCTTTTTTTATTTGTACATGCATATGTATAGGATAAAGGAGGGATTTAATAATGGAAGAAAAGAAAATAATAAAGCCTAAAAATCAAACTTTACTGCTTGAAAACAGAGAAAAACTAGTTATTACCGGTGTTGTTGATGTTGAAAGCTTTAACGATCAGATGATAGTTGCTATAACGGATTTAGGAATACTTATTATTCGTGGCGG
This region includes:
- a CDS encoding HU family DNA-binding protein, which gives rise to MNKSELVDSIAEKSGLTKKDSEKALSALIESVEEALANNDKVQLIGFGSFEVKQRAARKGRNPQTMEEIDIPESKVPTFKAGKDLKEKVNQ
- a CDS encoding RNA-binding S4 domain-containing protein — encoded protein: MRIDKYLKVSRIIKRRTVANEVCEQGRVKINDKIAKPGSEVKVGDVVEIQFGNNTTTIEITRVTEHVTKDDAKEMYVIK
- the yabP gene encoding sporulation protein YabP, which gives rise to MEEKKIIKPKNQTLLLENREKLVITGVVDVESFNDQMIVAITDLGILIIRGGELHINKLCLESNELIIEGDIYSLEYSDGEIGKSKSFFGKMFK